A region of Subdoligranulum variabile DNA encodes the following proteins:
- the rpsG gene encoding 30S ribosomal protein S7, with protein sequence MPRRGNVAKREVLADPIYNSKVVTRLVNYIMLDGKKGVAQEIVYDAFDIVKEKTGNDPLEMFEKAMENIMPNLECKTRRVGGANYQVPLEVSPARRETLGLRWLTQYSRSRGEKTMSARLAAEIIDATNGVGGSVKKREDTHKMAEANKAFAHYRY encoded by the coding sequence ATGCCCAGAAGAGGTAATGTCGCGAAACGCGAAGTTCTGGCCGATCCTATTTACAATTCCAAAGTTGTCACCCGTCTGGTCAACTACATCATGCTGGATGGCAAAAAAGGTGTTGCGCAGGAGATCGTTTACGATGCATTTGACATCGTGAAGGAGAAGACCGGCAACGATCCGCTGGAGATGTTCGAGAAGGCGATGGAAAACATCATGCCCAACCTCGAGTGCAAGACCCGTCGTGTCGGCGGCGCCAACTACCAGGTTCCCCTGGAAGTCAGCCCCGCTCGCCGCGAGACCCTCGGCCTGCGCTGGCTGACCCAGTACAGCCGCAGCCGTGGTGAGAAGACCATGTCTGCCCGTCTGGCGGCCGAGATCATCGACGCCACCAACGGTGTCGGCGGTTCTGTGAAGAAGCGCGAGGACACTCACAAGATGGCCGAGGCCAACAAGGCTTTTGCCCACTATCGTTATTGA
- the rpsL gene encoding 30S ribosomal protein S12 — protein MPTFNQLVRKGREVLVRKSTAPALQKSYNSQKKQYTNLNSPQKRGVCTAVRTMTPKKPNSALRKVARVRLTNGIEVTSYIPGIGHNLQEHSVVLIRGGRVKDLPGVRYHIIRGTLDTQGVANRNQARSKYGAKRPKAGAKK, from the coding sequence ATGCCTACTTTTAACCAGCTCGTGCGCAAAGGCCGTGAGGTCCTGGTTCGCAAGAGCACCGCGCCTGCCCTTCAGAAGAGCTACAACTCTCAGAAGAAGCAGTACACCAACCTGAACAGCCCTCAGAAGCGTGGTGTCTGCACCGCCGTGCGTACCATGACCCCCAAGAAGCCGAACTCTGCTCTGCGTAAAGTTGCCCGTGTCCGCCTCACGAATGGTATCGAGGTCACCTCTTACATTCCTGGTATCGGCCATAACCTGCAAGAGCATAGCGTCGTTCTGATCCGTGGCGGCCGTGTCAAGGATCTTCCCGGTGTCCGTTACCACATCATTCGTGGTACCCTCGACACCCAGGGTGTTGCGAACCGCAACCAGGCCCGCAGCAAATACGGTGCTAAGCGCCCCAAGGCCGGTGCCAAGAAGTAA
- a CDS encoding arsenate reductase family protein codes for MLFLQYPTCSTCQKARKWLDEHDVSYEARHIKEENPTKEELRSWYTRSGLPLKRFFNTSGLAYKSMGLKDKLSGMSEEEQLALLATDGMLVKRPLLVTDDFVLVGFKPAEWEQALRK; via the coding sequence GTGCTGTTTTTGCAGTATCCGACCTGCTCGACCTGCCAGAAGGCCAGAAAGTGGCTGGATGAACATGATGTATCTTACGAAGCACGCCATATTAAGGAAGAAAATCCTACCAAGGAGGAACTGCGTAGCTGGTATACGCGCAGCGGACTGCCGCTCAAACGTTTTTTCAATACCAGCGGCCTTGCCTACAAATCCATGGGGCTCAAAGATAAATTGTCGGGTATGTCGGAGGAGGAGCAGCTGGCGCTGCTTGCTACGGATGGAATGCTGGTCAAGCGTCCGCTGTTGGTGACGGATGACTTTGTGCTGGTGGGGTTCAAACCAGCCGAGTGGGAACAAGCACTGAGAAAATAA
- the pepF gene encoding oligoendopeptidase F translates to MSETQVLKERDEMDPRYQWDLTPMYHDDAAWEADFATLDDQVQAMTAFAGTLKDAVSIGAYLDAGTDLSRKLSNLYCYASLRRSEDTRAEAGQSMYARITAKYVQAMAAISFAEPEILSLPEETLQEIVRDEQLADHKFTMENLLRQKPHTLSAPEEKLLATFGEALGAPSEIADNLQDADLVFDSVQDSAGNTVEVTGSNYIMLQMSPDRTLRENAFVSFYKGYRQHINTFASAYAGAVKGATAEAAVRHYESSRAMSMAGENIPGEVYDNLIAAVRKHMPAMYRYVALRKKILGLKELHYYDVYAPLVGEVKVRYTYAQAQQMVLEAVKPLGKDYCNLVRKAFAERWIDVYPNKGKSGGAYSSGTYDSNPYILTNFTGTLDSVSTIAHEMGHSMHTWHSNHHQPPQYADYTLFVAEVASTVNENLLIEQLLQKEQEPQMRLYLLNQYLENFKGTVYRQTMFAEFEKEAHGMAERGEALSPAALNGLYKCLVEEYFGPELVVDDEVQYEWARIPHFYRPFYVYKYATGYSTAVALSEAILKEGEPAVRRYREFLSMGGSAYPLDELRHAGVDLATPEPVEAALGKFERILEDAEKTFAKL, encoded by the coding sequence ATGTCCGAAACACAAGTGCTCAAAGAACGCGATGAAATGGATCCCCGATATCAGTGGGATCTGACGCCGATGTACCATGACGATGCCGCCTGGGAGGCGGATTTCGCCACTTTGGACGATCAGGTGCAGGCGATGACCGCCTTTGCCGGAACGTTGAAAGACGCTGTCTCCATCGGAGCTTACCTGGATGCGGGAACGGATTTGTCTCGTAAGCTGTCCAACCTGTACTGCTATGCTTCGTTGCGCCGCAGTGAGGATACCCGCGCGGAGGCTGGGCAGAGTATGTACGCCCGCATCACGGCCAAGTATGTACAGGCAATGGCTGCCATCTCCTTTGCGGAACCGGAGATCCTCTCGCTGCCTGAAGAAACACTTCAGGAGATTGTCCGGGATGAACAGCTGGCCGACCACAAATTCACGATGGAAAACCTGCTGCGGCAAAAACCGCATACCCTGAGTGCACCGGAAGAAAAACTCCTGGCAACTTTTGGAGAAGCATTGGGCGCACCGTCTGAAATTGCAGATAATCTGCAGGATGCTGACCTGGTTTTTGATTCTGTGCAGGACAGTGCAGGGAATACCGTGGAGGTGACCGGCTCCAACTATATCATGCTCCAGATGTCCCCGGACCGCACGCTGCGCGAAAACGCCTTTGTCAGTTTCTATAAAGGATATCGCCAGCATATCAACACCTTTGCGTCTGCCTACGCCGGTGCGGTAAAGGGAGCCACTGCCGAGGCTGCGGTGCGGCATTATGAATCTTCCCGGGCCATGTCCATGGCGGGGGAGAACATCCCAGGGGAAGTCTACGACAATTTGATTGCTGCGGTACGGAAACACATGCCGGCCATGTACCGGTATGTTGCGCTGCGCAAGAAGATCCTTGGCCTGAAGGAACTGCATTATTATGATGTATATGCACCGCTGGTAGGGGAGGTCAAAGTCCGGTATACCTATGCGCAGGCACAGCAGATGGTATTGGAGGCGGTTAAGCCGTTGGGAAAAGATTACTGCAATCTTGTGCGCAAGGCCTTTGCTGAGCGCTGGATTGATGTTTATCCCAACAAAGGAAAAAGCGGCGGCGCCTACTCCTCCGGCACCTATGACTCTAATCCCTATATTCTGACTAATTTTACCGGTACGCTGGACAGCGTTTCCACCATCGCTCATGAGATGGGACACAGCATGCATACCTGGCACTCCAATCACCATCAGCCGCCCCAGTATGCAGACTACACGCTGTTTGTGGCGGAGGTGGCCTCCACGGTCAATGAGAATCTGTTGATTGAGCAGTTGCTGCAGAAGGAGCAGGAGCCCCAGATGCGGCTGTATCTGCTCAACCAGTACCTGGAAAATTTCAAGGGAACGGTCTATCGCCAGACGATGTTTGCTGAGTTCGAAAAGGAAGCACACGGAATGGCGGAACGTGGGGAGGCGCTCAGTCCGGCTGCCCTGAATGGATTGTACAAGTGCCTTGTGGAAGAGTATTTCGGCCCGGAACTGGTCGTGGATGATGAAGTGCAGTACGAGTGGGCCCGAATCCCGCATTTTTACCGGCCTTTCTACGTTTATAAGTACGCTACCGGCTATTCTACGGCAGTGGCACTCTCGGAGGCCATCCTGAAGGAGGGAGAACCTGCGGTCCGACGCTACCGTGAATTCCTTTCTATGGGCGGCAGTGCGTACCCGCTGGATGAGCTGCGTCATGCGGGTGTGGATCTGGCAACGCCGGAACCGGTGGAGGCAGCGCTGGGAAAATTTGAACGCATTCTTGAGGATGCGGAAAAGACCTTCGCCAAACTTTGA
- the rpoC gene encoding DNA-directed RNA polymerase subunit beta', translating into MENKEFASIKIGLASPDQIRAWSYGEVTKPETINYRTLKPERDGLYCERIFGPTKDWECHCGKYKRIRYKGKICDKCGVEVTRAKVRRERMGHIELAAPVSHIWYFKGIPSRIGLMLDISPRQLDKVLYFANYIVTDPGFTPLEKKQLLTEREYKEMREKYEDTFEAGMGAEAIQKLLAEIDLEKLSAELREELEKSNGQKRVRLLKRLEAVEAFIESNQRPEWMILTVIPVIPPDLRPLLQLDGGRFATSDLNDLYRRVINRNNRLKRLLELGAPDIIVRNEKRMLQEAVDALIDNGRRGRPVTGANNRALKSLSDMLKGKQGRFRQNLLGKRVDYSGRSVIVVGPELKMYQCGLPKEMALELFKPFVMKDLVEKEKANNIKSARKMVERARPEVWDSLETVIKGHPVLLNRAPTLHRLGIQAFEPVLVEGRAIKLHPLVCTPFNADFDGDQMAVHLPLSKEAQREAKMLMLASGNLLKPSDGEPVTVPTQDMILGSYYLTLVNPDDKGHGKIFRDEDEAMMAYSEGLITLQAPIKVRRTMTFDGVEESALVDTTMGQIIFNNPIPQDLGYVDRTDPEHKFDYEMNPRTLKIASGGKSDKLTKKGLPDIISRCLTKHGTKACAIMLDAIKAQGYKYSTLSAITVAVPDAIIPEEKPAILAAADKKIEKVMKNFNRGLISDEERYRSTVAIWQEATEQVSEALGNNLRQNHQRNPIYMMSDSGARGSMDQIKQLAGMRGLLANTAGKTLEMPIRANYREGLNILEYFISSRGARKGLADTALRTADSGYLTRRLVDVSQEVIIREEDCHATEGIWVREISEGNSVVESFKERLNGRYALHDVYDPNTGELLVSKDKMMDMFDAEKIANAGITELEIRSVMTCRAHVGVCARCYGSNMSNGECVKVGESVGIIAAESIGEPGTQLTMRTFHTGGIASAEDITQGLPRVEELFESRRPKAMAIMSEIAGTVHIDDTKKSRHAEINGFDDNGAPITKSYLIPFGQRLKVMEGDEVQKGALLTEGHAYPQDILAIQGPIATQNYLISEVQKVYRLQGVDINDKHIEVIVRQMMRKVRIEDAGSSDFIVGSTVNRRDVMIKNEEIQARIDAGETDLKLVQASQVLLGITKSSLATDSFLSAASFQETTRVLTEAAIKGKTDPLAGLKENVIIGKLIPAGTGLPEVEKELEEAEIARDAAEAAYDH; encoded by the coding sequence ATGGAAAATAAAGAATTCGCTTCGATTAAGATTGGCCTTGCCTCCCCGGACCAGATCCGCGCCTGGAGCTATGGCGAGGTCACCAAACCCGAAACCATCAACTACCGTACCCTGAAGCCGGAACGCGACGGCCTGTACTGCGAGCGCATTTTTGGACCCACCAAGGACTGGGAATGCCACTGCGGCAAGTACAAGCGCATCCGCTATAAGGGCAAGATCTGCGACAAGTGCGGCGTGGAAGTCACCCGCGCCAAGGTTCGCCGCGAGCGTATGGGTCACATCGAACTGGCCGCGCCCGTGTCCCACATCTGGTATTTCAAGGGCATTCCCAGCCGCATTGGCCTGATGCTGGACATCAGCCCCCGTCAGCTGGACAAAGTCCTGTACTTCGCCAACTACATTGTCACCGATCCCGGTTTCACGCCGCTGGAGAAAAAGCAGCTGCTGACCGAGCGCGAGTACAAGGAGATGCGCGAGAAGTACGAAGATACGTTTGAAGCTGGCATGGGTGCTGAAGCTATCCAGAAACTGCTGGCTGAGATCGATCTGGAAAAGCTCTCCGCTGAGCTGCGTGAGGAGCTGGAAAAATCCAATGGCCAGAAGCGCGTGCGCCTGCTCAAGCGTCTGGAAGCTGTTGAGGCTTTCATCGAGAGCAATCAGCGCCCCGAGTGGATGATCCTGACGGTTATCCCCGTGATCCCGCCGGATCTGCGCCCGCTGCTGCAGCTGGATGGTGGCCGCTTTGCGACCTCCGACCTGAATGATCTGTACCGCCGCGTGATCAACCGTAACAACCGCCTGAAGCGTCTGCTGGAGTTGGGTGCGCCTGACATTATCGTGCGCAACGAGAAGCGTATGCTGCAGGAGGCGGTGGACGCTCTGATCGATAACGGTCGCCGCGGCCGTCCGGTCACCGGCGCCAACAACCGTGCGCTGAAGAGTCTGTCTGATATGCTCAAGGGCAAGCAGGGCCGCTTCCGCCAGAACCTGCTGGGCAAGCGTGTTGACTACTCCGGCCGTTCTGTTATCGTTGTCGGCCCCGAATTGAAGATGTATCAGTGCGGTCTGCCGAAGGAGATGGCCCTTGAACTCTTCAAGCCCTTCGTCATGAAGGACCTGGTGGAGAAGGAGAAGGCCAACAACATCAAGTCCGCCCGCAAGATGGTGGAGCGTGCCCGTCCTGAGGTCTGGGACTCTCTGGAAACCGTCATCAAGGGCCATCCGGTCCTCCTGAACCGTGCACCTACGCTGCACCGTCTGGGCATCCAGGCGTTCGAGCCGGTGCTGGTGGAAGGCCGCGCCATCAAGCTGCACCCCCTGGTTTGCACGCCGTTCAACGCCGACTTCGACGGTGACCAGATGGCCGTCCATCTGCCGCTGTCCAAGGAAGCTCAGCGCGAGGCCAAGATGCTGATGCTGGCGTCCGGCAACCTGTTGAAGCCCTCTGACGGCGAACCCGTCACCGTGCCCACGCAGGATATGATCCTGGGCAGCTACTACCTGACGCTGGTCAACCCCGACGATAAGGGCCATGGCAAGATCTTCCGCGATGAGGACGAGGCTATGATGGCCTACTCCGAAGGCTTGATCACACTGCAGGCGCCCATCAAGGTGCGCCGCACCATGACCTTTGACGGTGTGGAGGAGAGCGCTCTGGTGGATACCACCATGGGTCAGATCATCTTCAATAACCCGATCCCACAGGATCTGGGCTATGTCGACCGCACCGATCCGGAGCACAAGTTCGACTACGAGATGAATCCCCGCACCCTGAAGATCGCTTCGGGCGGCAAGTCCGACAAGCTGACCAAGAAGGGCCTGCCTGACATCATCAGCCGCTGCCTGACCAAGCATGGCACCAAGGCCTGCGCCATTATGCTGGATGCCATCAAGGCACAGGGCTACAAGTATTCCACGCTGTCTGCCATCACCGTTGCGGTGCCGGACGCGATTATCCCCGAAGAGAAGCCGGCCATCCTGGCGGCTGCCGACAAGAAGATCGAGAAGGTCATGAAGAACTTCAACCGCGGTCTTATTTCGGACGAGGAGCGTTATCGCAGCACCGTCGCCATCTGGCAGGAGGCCACCGAGCAGGTTTCCGAGGCTCTGGGCAACAACCTGCGCCAGAACCACCAGCGCAACCCCATCTATATGATGTCCGATTCCGGTGCCCGTGGTTCTATGGACCAGATCAAGCAGCTGGCCGGTATGCGCGGCCTGCTTGCCAATACAGCCGGTAAGACGCTGGAAATGCCTATTCGCGCCAACTACCGTGAAGGCCTGAATATCCTGGAATACTTCATTTCTTCTCGAGGCGCCCGTAAAGGCCTGGCCGATACCGCGCTTCGTACCGCCGACTCTGGTTACCTGACCCGCCGTCTGGTCGACGTCTCTCAGGAAGTTATCATCCGCGAGGAAGACTGCCACGCTACCGAGGGTATCTGGGTCCGTGAAATCAGCGAGGGCAATTCGGTCGTCGAGTCCTTCAAGGAACGTTTGAATGGCCGTTACGCGCTGCATGACGTCTATGATCCGAACACCGGCGAACTGCTGGTCAGCAAGGACAAGATGATGGACATGTTCGATGCCGAGAAGATTGCTAACGCCGGCATCACCGAGCTGGAAATCCGCTCGGTCATGACCTGCCGTGCCCATGTGGGTGTCTGCGCCCGCTGCTACGGCTCCAACATGTCCAACGGCGAGTGCGTCAAGGTCGGCGAGAGTGTCGGTATCATCGCTGCTGAATCCATCGGCGAGCCCGGTACCCAGCTGACCATGCGTACCTTCCATACCGGTGGTATTGCATCGGCCGAAGATATTACCCAGGGTCTTCCTCGTGTTGAGGAACTGTTCGAGAGCCGTCGTCCCAAGGCAATGGCCATCATGAGCGAGATCGCCGGTACCGTCCACATTGACGATACCAAGAAGAGTCGACATGCCGAGATCAACGGCTTTGACGACAACGGCGCGCCCATTACCAAGAGCTATCTGATCCCGTTCGGTCAGCGCCTCAAGGTTATGGAGGGCGACGAGGTACAGAAGGGCGCTCTGCTCACCGAAGGCCACGCCTATCCGCAGGATATTCTGGCCATTCAGGGCCCCATCGCCACCCAGAACTACCTGATCAGCGAAGTGCAGAAGGTTTACCGTCTGCAGGGCGTTGATATCAATGATAAGCATATCGAAGTCATTGTGCGTCAGATGATGCGCAAAGTCCGTATTGAGGATGCTGGCTCCAGCGACTTTATCGTCGGCAGCACGGTCAATCGCCGTGATGTCATGATCAAGAACGAGGAGATTCAGGCCCGCATCGATGCAGGCGAGACCGATCTGAAGCTCGTGCAGGCCAGCCAAGTCTTGCTGGGTATCACCAAGTCCAGCCTGGCGACGGACTCCTTCCTGTCTGCCGCTTCCTTCCAGGAGACTACCCGTGTCCTGACGGAAGCCGCCATTAAGGGCAAGACCGACCCGCTGGCCGGCCTGAAGGAGAACGTTATCATCGGTAAGCTGATTCCCGCTGGTACTGGTCTGCCGGAGGTCGAGAAGGAGCTCGAAGAGGCGGAAATCGCCCGCGATGCTGCTGAGGCTGCTTACGACCACTAA